A single window of Oenanthe melanoleuca isolate GR-GAL-2019-014 unplaced genomic scaffold, OMel1.0 S001, whole genome shotgun sequence DNA harbors:
- the LOC130266088 gene encoding IgGFc-binding protein-like, with translation MALHLFTPHGFITVRRDRKVWLNGVPTPLPVELPGSLTITEMRTTLRISRAPGFLVELGATGVTVEVPREARATLCGLCGDYDGATGNDLRGPDGMGTSDARALAEAWRAPDFTP, from the exons ATGGCACTTCACCTCTTCACCCCCCACGGCTTCATCACCGTGCGGAGGGACAGGAAGGTCTGG CTCAATGGGGTTCCCACCCCGCTGCCCGTGGAGCTCCCAGGATCGCTGACCATCACGGAGATGCGCACGACGCTCCGGATCAGCCGAGCCCCGGGCTTCCTGGTGGAGCTGGGCGCCACGGGGGTGACAGTGGAGGTGCCCAGGGAGGCGCGGGCGACGCTCTGCGGCCTCTGCGGCGACTACGACGGGGCCACCGGCAATGACCTGCGGGGGCCCGACGGGATGGGGACGAGCGACGCGCGGGCACTGGCCGAGGCCTGGCGGGCGCCCGACTTCACCCCG